The following coding sequences are from one Trypanosoma brucei gambiense DAL972 chromosome 2, complete sequence window:
- a CDS encoding dynein intermediate chain, putative, whose amino-acid sequence MKNGSSSGNQMSTTGGHRRGGSDRSAVRGSHVRRGKGEGRRRSTDSKKEVEAAIHVLDNGVDRTPLPLQRAGSGAPHDPRHPFSQNTSGQITTSVSQAMLPDSNSIFQSSALNASADVVPIPSTGEGANQSQVGFLTASSSLTSISIDHRLSSTTTGSARAAGSGPLADAPPHTSWDGHGRGDATQVLTREQRREWLEEKTTVVLHETPTIMLYMHQDEVVPNDRPTELNEVLERNKAYAELVEAKRVDEGTRFQVKGSWTFAPPKKSIHSAIQPPSKKNSGGLQVTPWMLRDAFAHFAENDTNDEDQEGTADEEEEEVELVEDPSDTGKDTGSERTTDPSNASTSQQSVAWMFSDTIMSTLRVMERVVVQNTMEEVQLSYRGIVMDPEACRVRKEEAATSGLMRPDSDDMNSATTDDNKEAEQQNDQQTAGVDDSAAAVAQKAEVPPVKLPEDVRALWTFRSPITKRREVTCMAWNCKETDILAVGYSAYHDEETQMLDAPHMFHGGIVCCWSLKNPLAPERVIQLSSEAGVSSIAFSDEHPSLLAVGNTEGRIVIYDIRKDTNIPAIKTTLTSGQHTGAVWELKWVARRKERGEFLLSISGDGRVVQWAVGKTIERVAPDLMNLKRQHGAASESAFAAESSGVLNGKKDGAPAGLKMPTQRRRCEALFSRQCGGMCFDVCPADGSVYVVGTEDGSVHQCNKSQTENYELDYAPHSELVYRVRWSPYSDNYFLTCSADWSSRLYRLGQSAQVLTFDSPNQDAVQDVAWSYANSTSFATVSAQGSVEFWSIAESIHPTSRVQYVDRRRLTAVLFAEQDAPAVVVGDEKGDVTVFRLIGQYYSSMNLSLEEQERELEDVVRKATT is encoded by the coding sequence atgaaaaatggCTCCTCGAGTGGAAACCAAATGTCAACCACGGGCGGACACCGCCGGGGCGGCAGTGACCGTAGCGCGGTGAGAGGTTCCCACGTCCGTCGGGGTAAAGGGGAAGGCAGACGGCGCTCAACGGactcaaaaaaggaagtagaagCAGCAATTCACGTTCTGGACAATGGCGTTGACCGTACACCGCTTCCACTTCAAAGGGCTGGTAGCGGAGCTCCGCACGATCCGCGTCACCCCTTTAGTCAGAACACAAGCGGTCAGATAACGACGTCTGTAAGTCAAGCAATGCTTCCCGACTCCAACTCCATATTTCAGTCATCTGCCCTGAATGCTTCCGCTGATGTTGTTCCAATTCCATCCACGGGAGAAGGGGCAAATCAATCTCAAGTCGGATTCCTCACCGCGTCGTCCTCACTCACGAGTATTTCAATTGATCACCGCCTCTCGAGCACAACCACCGGTTCCGCTCGAGCAGCCGGAAGTGGTCCGCTGGCTGACGCGCCGCCACACACGTCGTGGGATGGTCACGGCCGCGGCGACGCGACGCAGGTGCTCACTCGGGAGCAGCGCCGCGAGTGGttagaggaaaaaacaactgtTGTGCTTCACGAAACCCCAACGATCATGCTCTACATGCACCAGGATGAAGTAGTTCCAAACGATCGGCCGACTGAGTTAAACGAAGTTTTAGAGCGCAACAAAGCGTATGCCGAGTTGGTTGAGGCAAAACGTGTGGACGAGGGGACGCGGTTTCAGGTGAAGGGCTCCTGGACGTTTGCGCCACCGAAAAAGTCTATTCACTCTGCCATACAGCCTCCGTCCAAAAAGAATTCTGGTGGGTTACAAGTCACACCGTGGATGCTTCGCGACGCGTTTGCGCATTTTGCCGAAAATGATACAAATGACGAAGACCAAGAGGGAACCgcggatgaggaggaggaggaagtagAACTTGTTGAGGACCCCTCGGATACCGGAAAGGATACGGGTTCCGAGCGCACAACAGATCCTAGTAATGCAAGTACATCCCAACAGTCAGTGGCGTGGATGTTTTCGGACACGATCATGTCAACCCTGCGCGTGATGGAGCGCGTAGTCGTGCAGAATACCATGGAAGAGGTGCAGCTCTCCTATAGAGGGATAGTAATGGATCCGGAAGCTTGTCGGgtaaggaaggaggaagcggCAACGTCAGGTCTGATGAGACCTGATTCAGACGACATGAACTCTGCAACTACGGATGATAATAAAGAAGCAGAGCAGCAGAATGATCAACAGACAGCTGGGGTCGACGATTCTGCTGCGGCAGTTGCACAAAAGGCGGAAGTGCCACCAGTGAAGTTGCCTGAAGATGTGAGGGCCTTATGGACGTTTCGATCGCCCATCACAAAGCGGCGCGAGGTAACCTGTATGGCGTGGAATTGCAAAGAGACCGACATTCTTGCTGTGGGTTACAGCGCGTATCATGACGAAGAGACTCAAATGTTAGATGCCCCACACATGTTTCATGGTGGTATTGTATGTTGCTGGTCGCTCAAGAATCCTCTTGCTCCTGAGCGCGTTATTCAACTTTCCTCCGAAGCTGGTGTTTCCTCCATTGCCTTTTCCGACGAGCATCCGAGTCTTCTTGCGGTCGGAAATACGGAGGGGCGCATCGTTATTTATGACATACGAAAGGACACAAATATCCCCGCTATCAAAACCACCCTCACAAGCGGTCAGCACACTGGGGCGGTGTGGGAGCTGAAATGGGTGGCGCGGCGGAAGGAGCGGGGAGAGTTCCTCCTTTCCATATCCGGCGATGGTCGTGTTGTACAGTGGGCTGTCGGTAAAACCATTGAGCGTGTGGCTCCTGATCTTATGAACCTCAAGAGGCAGCACGGTGCCGCATCAGAGTCTGCGTTCGCCGCTGAGTCGAGCGGCGTCCTGAATGGTAAAAAAGATGGCGCTCCTGCGGGTCTGAAAATGCCGACGCAACGACGTAGATGTGAAGCGCTTTTTTCACGGCAATGTGGTGGTATGTGCTTTGATGTCTGTCCAGCTGATGGAAGTGTGTATGTAGTTGGTACGGAAGATGGTTCCGTGCATCAATGCAACAAGAGTCAGACAGAGAACTACGAACTAGACTATGCCCCCCACTCTGAGCTAGTGTATCGCGTGCGGTGGTCTCCATACAGTGACAACTATTTTCTAACTTGTTCGGCTGACTGGAGTTCCCGTCTTTATCGCCTTGGTCAATCTGCACAAGTGCTGACGTTTGACAGTCCCAACCAGGATGCGGTGCAGGATGTGGCGTGGTCCTACGCAAACTCTACAAGTTTTGCCACCGTAAGTGCACAAGGAAGTGTCGAATTTTGGTCCATTGCCGAATCCATTCATCCTACCTCTCGTGTGCAATATGTGGACAGGCGACGCCTCACCGCGGTGCTATTCGCTGAACAAGATGCCCCTGCTGTTGTGGTAGGCGATGAGAAGGGTGATGTCACGGTCTTTCGTCTTATCGGTCAGTACTACAGTAGTATGAACTTGTCTCTGGAGGAACAAGAACGTGAGTTGGAGGATGTAGTTCGAAAGGCGACCACATAA
- a CDS encoding metallo-peptidase, Clan ME, Family M16, putative: protein MLRHCIPRLGIAKTVIKDNYSLSTLTNGLRVLTCDDGNGVTGMGLFMLNGAKFESPDNAGAAAVFEALPLRDNQIYTSREISQALSGLGNAFKVTNNKEALSVILMLPRYHQRDGLELLNAMCLHPTRNEEEFRVAKEKTHERTLLYDRDATSVCFELVHEAGWNGKGLGHSLNPKKEELDKLTLEKFTAFHSACTRPERTVLAATGVADHKSFAEEVEKLLRFNNADVAVQAMPQLQPGYYPYTGGSRLVHRTEAPESVNKFQEKSLSHVALFFQGVPINHPDYYNISVIQTLLGGGTSFSSGGPGKGMQTKLFREVLNREGFLHGLECITAWYSDGGLFGLYGTAPHQAVVSLLNVMIYQAASICQRVSPTHLEMAKNQLRSQLILLGEGREQLLSDMGFNLVVHNHIITATETMEGTRNITLDDLKRVCADMIKKPLTFTVYGDTTKMPSHESLEETVRKTYEKLN from the coding sequence ATGCTGCGTCATTGTATTCCACGTTTAGGCATAGCCAAAACAGTCATAAAAGACAATTATTCACTTTCAACACTCACCAATGGTTTGCGTGTGCTCACATGCGATGATGGTAATGGAGTCACGGGTATGGGACTCTTTATGCTGAATGGTGCCAAGTTTGAAAGTCCTGACAACGCTGGTGCTGCTGCGGTGTTTGAAGCCCTTCCGCTACGTGATAATCAAATTTATACTAGCCGTGAGATCAGCCAAGCATTGAGTGGCCTCGGTAACGCTTTTAAGGTGACGAATAATAAAGAAGCTCTCTCCGTTATTCTCATGCTGCCGCGATACCACCAGCGTGATGGGTTGGAGCTTCTTAACGCCATGTGCCTCCACCCCACGCGAAATGAGGAGGAGTTTCGCGTtgcaaaggagaaaacacaCGAGCGAACATTGTTATACGATCGTGACGCTACCAGTGTATGTTTTGAGCTTGTCCATGAAGCGGGATGGAACGGTAAAGGTCTGGGACATTCCCTCAatccaaaaaaggaagaactcGACAAACTTACGTTGGAGAAATTTACGGCGTTCCACAGCGCCTGCACACGTCCAGAGCGTACCGTACTAGCCGCGACGGGAGTGGCCGATCACAAGTCGTTTGCTGAAGAGGTGGAGAAGTTGTTGCGGTTCAACAATGCAGACGTAGCGGTGCAGGCAATGCCGCAGCTGCAACCCGGTTACTACCCCTATACGGGTGGCAGTCGTTTGGTCCACCGCACGGAGGCTCCAGAAAGCGTGAATAAGTTTCAAGAGAAGAGTTTGAGTCATGTGGCTCTCTTCTTTCAGGGCGTACCAATCAACCACCCGGATTATTACAACATAAGTGTGATTCAAACACTTCTTGGCGGGGGCACATCGTTTAGCTCCGGTGGTCCTGGTAAAGGGATGCAGACAAAGTTGTTCCGTGAGGTGCTTAATAGGGAAGGTTTCTTACATGGGCTAGAATGCATCACTGCGTGGTATAGTGACGGCGGATTGTTTGGGCTTTATGGTACTGCCCCCCATCAGGCCGTTGTATCGCTTCTTAACGTAATGATATATCAAGCGGCGTCTATTTGCCAACGGGTTAGTCCCACGCATTTAGAAATGGCGAAGAATCAACTCCGCTCGCAGCTCATATTGCTAGGTGAGGGGAGAGAACAACTCCTCTCTGATATGGGTTTCAACTTGGTTGTGCACAATCACATAATAACAGCCACGGAAACAATGGAAGGAACACGCAACATAACATTGGATGACTTGAAACGTGTTTGCGCTGATATGATAAAAAAGCCACTCACATTCACTGTGTATGGCGACACGACGAAGATGCCATCACATGAGTCCTTGGAAGAAACCGTTCGCAAAACTTATGAGAAACTAAACTGA
- a CDS encoding ubiquitin activating enzyme, putative, which produces MSNEKYDRQLRLWGHAGQMALAESHVVVLGATATAVEMLKNMILPGLGFFTLVDGSFVDADTLGNNYFVELSDYAVRKPLSEVLVKRLCELNPHSSGTACVQSCVEWSDSFISSTSGGRDFVGRFPTLIVTTPRLPAAHLRRLADHLKSAPLRNIPLMYVQTCGLSGIIQIQDRERLVVHAEPKQEMRVADLRLFNPFPELRSWLDAHDPRDEVLYRTDPAGYGHLPWIAMIYHALQCLRCDKENAEFIPCSKADYDTLRTAVSSLPYLSDRPPDGVHEAMENCRMILNRPMCLSESLEQLLRDPRANGHFIDWSGGFPVSGVPPITWAVLYGINRFIAENNGVPPFCGFVPDINTTTQWYRELRSIYNNKMEDDCCVVQGYAMEAINASNVMGGKFTSDTAASTALLVGEKTGLETEVSALTRSLVQNIWTLQLTTFSPSLDIDSHELLQRESFERYLSDCVDASEQFTVMLYAALLGARCFEEMFGRWPGLLDSLNGRVHYGDKDDTLLWMSDGEELIRIVGERILNESGRSDKVVDECLMRKACMEVARCGCGEPFPTAGVMGAAAAQECIKLLQHRRVPIQRPLVFDGYRSCFWVAEAQ; this is translated from the coding sequence ATGAGTAATGAAAAATATGACAGGCAGCTGCGACTTTGGGGACATGCGGGACAAATGGCGTTAGCGGAGTCACACGTGGTGGTACTTGGGGCAACTGCAACCGCCGTGGAAATGCTTAAGAACATGATACTACCCGGTCTTGGCTTTTTCACGCTGGTGGACGGCTCGTTTGTAGATGCAGATACATTGGGTAATAATTACTTTGTGGAACTGAGCGATTACGCAGTAAGAAAACCTTTATCAGAAGTGTTGGTGAAGCGACTGTGTGAATTGAACCCTCATAGTAGTGGTACTGCCTGTGTACAATCCTGTGTCGAGTGGAGCGATTCGTTTATTTCATCCACTTCTGGAGGAAGAGACTTTGTAGGACGTTTCCCTACGCTCATTGTGACTACGCCTCGTCTTCCGGCTGCCCACCTCCGACGCCTGGCAGATCATCTTAAAAGTGCCCCTTTGAGGAATATACCGCTTATGTACGTTCAAACGTGTGGTTTATCTGGCATCATTCAAATACAGGACCGGGAGCGTCTCGTTGTTCATGCTGAACCAAAGCAGGAAATGCGCGTGGCAGACCTTCGCTTATTCAATCCATTTCCTGAGTTGCGCAGTTGGCTCGACGCGCATGATCCGAGAGATGAGGTTTTGTACCGTACCGATCCCGCTGGCTACGGCCACTTGCCGTGGATTGCGATGATTTATCATGCGCTCCAGTGTCTACGTTGTGATAAGGAGAATGCGGAATTTATACCGTGCAGTAAAGCGGATTATGACACCCTCCGCACTGCTGTGTCATCACTTCCGTACCTCTCAGACCGTCCTCCTGATGGAGTCCATGAAGCAATGGAGAACTGCCGTATGATACTTAACCGCCCAATGTGCCTCTCTGAATCTCTTGAACAATTACTGAGGGATCCCCGTGCGAACGGTCATTTTATTGACTGGAGCGGAGGATTCCCGGTGAGCGGCGTACCTCCCATCACCTGGGCTGTGTTGTATGGTATCAACAGGTTTATTGCCGAAAATAATGGAGTACCACCATTTTGCGGGTTTGTTCCAGATATtaacacaacaacacaatgGTACCGAGAGCTTCGTTCCatttacaacaacaagatGGAGGATGACTGTTGTGTTGTGCAAGGTTATGCAATGGAGGCAATTAATGCCTCTAATGTGATGGGTGGCAAATTTACTTCAGATACCGCAGCATCAACAGCACTGTTGGTGGGGGAGAAAACAGGGTTGGAAACTGAGGTTAGCGCGTTGACAAGGTCGCTTGTCCAGAATATCTGGACGCTGCAGCTAACCACGTTTTCGCCCTCTCTCGATATCGACTCTCACGAGTTGCTGCAGCGGGAATCCTTTGAACGTTATCTCTCGGATTGTGTTGATGCTAGCGAGCAATTCACTGTAATGTTGTACGCCGCTTTACTGGGGGCACGCTGCTTTGAGGAAATGTTTGGAAGATGGCCTGGCTTATTGGATTCCTTAAATGGTCGCGTGCACTACGGCGACAAGGATGATACCCTGTTGTGGATGAGTGATGGAGAGGAGTTGATACGTATTGTTGGAGAGCGAATACTAAACGAAAGCGGTAGAAGTGATAAAGTAGTCGATGAGTGTCTCATGAGGAAAGCGTGCATGGAGGTTGCGCGATGCGGCTGTGGCGAACCCTTTCCAACGGCAGGTGTTATGGGTGCGGCGGCAGCACAAGAGTGTATAAAACTTTTGCAACACCGACGGGTGCCCATACAGCGGCCGCTCGTTTTCGATGGTTATCGCAGTTGCTTCTGGGTTGCAGAGGCTCAATAA
- a CDS encoding enoyl-CoA hydratase/Enoyl-CoA isomerase/3-hydroxyacyl-CoA dehydrogenase, putative, whose product MRRLETISSHVGFRRFCHLQRRGDAVVLILHHELLNALTVDMRAALLHFFNEADNDSSVKCIIIAGEGGAFSCGIDINDFAASLVDTTKENGVRIPSLPSLTTRIEQSGKVVIAATSGITYSGGLELALAAHYRVASPTSVFCMPEVKLGIVPCGGATQRLPRLIGVRAALDIISTGRKVSAKEALRLGLIDHLTSSPHEERRDQDVNGVSAQGPFCCTDPNGNLESAIEAALQLSARWTKPRRISCDTRKLGIMLYNSILFRRVGSEITKKAPKEVSAPLQCLQAIRAATNSASFKEGLAEETRIFKQTLHSPEAHAMQHLLRSSYTVLSDTLPTLPVRAGTGLQQQRLRKLAVVGCGVVGIGIVIMALRAGSQVVLLGEDDNECEYALHVIKSELPNDPLGYNISADCVNMYLNNLKVLPYHDDLQTVLQDVDVMAECIVGDLDTKRQVFTMLTDLCPPHCVLATCCSSLELREFVKVSRRPEKVVGMYFAPPVHNVPFLEVTRGYRTDHTTLQRAIHVGRLFHKATILTRDVGFSIISRIFFAILYQALSMLEQGAFPVDIDRAMRHFGFRLGIFAMEDLAGLQVVSQILNSLKVREGCSGVRSPCPPADVFTIHRRLVEMGHFGQKTGRGWYTYEEGDLFSSLAAWRQRLIGSASNSTKNTYGVWSKGGASLMRRPYQDRDVELLILDVCREKKIMRRDISRKEMIERILFAAVNEAAMLLREEAVSSSSAIDIATTFGHGFPAWRGGLCYYADKFGLPNVVHRMRIYNKTFGDALFPLPCEELRQMASSQQTFRSTWP is encoded by the coding sequence ATGCGTCGCTTGGAAACCATATCAAGCCACGTTGGTTTCCGTCGCTTTTGCCATCTGCAGCGCCGTGGTGATGCGGTGGTTCTCATATTGCACCATGAGCTGCTGAACGCGCTAACGGTAGACATGCGGGCCGCGCTTCTACACTTTTTCAACGAGGCCGATAATGATAGCTCTGTGAAGTGTATTATAATCGCCGGTGAGGGTGGAGCATTTTCTTGTGGTATCGATATTAATGATTTTGCTGCCTCCTTGGTTGACACCACCAAAGAAAACGGGGTAAGGATCCCCAGCTTGCCGTCACTTACTACCAGAATAGAACAAAGTGGAAAGGTAGTTATTGCGGCAACAAGCGGGATCACATATTCAGGCGGCTTGGAGTTGGCACTCGCAGCCCACTATAGGGTTGCTTCCCCCACTTCCGTGTTTTGTATGCCGGAGGTTAAGTTGGGTATTGTGCCGTGTGGTGGAGCGACGCAGCGACTGCCGCGGCTGATTGGTGTGCGTGCAGCTCTCGACATTATCAGCACTGGAAGGAAGGTGAGTGCAAAGGAGGCATTGCGTCTGGGTCTTATTGATCATCTCACGTCATCACCCCATGAAGAGAGGCGAGATCAAGATGTGAATGGAGTAAGTGCACAGGGGCCGTTCTGTTGTACCGATCCGAATGGAAATTTGGAAAGTGCCATCGAGGCAGCCCTGCAGTTGTCCGCGCGGTGGACCAAACCGCGACGCATTTCTTGTGATACGAGGAAGCTGGGCATTATGCTCTACAATTCTATTTTATTCCGGCGCGTGGGAAGTGAGATAACGAAGAAGGCCCCCAAAGAGGTTAGCGCCCCGCTACAGTGCCTGCAGGCAATCCGGGCGGCCACCAACTCTGCATCCTTTAAGGAAGGTCTTGCAGAGGAGACGAGAATATTTAAGCAAACACTACATTCACCTGAGGCACATGCAATGCAGCATTTACTCCGCTCATCCTACACTGTGCTTAGTGACACACTCCCAACACTGCCAGTGAGAGCTGGAACGGGActacagcagcagcggctccGCAAGTTGGCTGTTGTCGGGTGCGGTGTTGTTGGCATTGGCATCGTCATTATGGCACTGCGTGCTGGTTCGCAGGTGGTACTCTTGGGTGAAGACGATAATGAGTGCGAATATGCGCTTCATGTCATAAAGTCAGAACTACCGAACGATCCCTTGGGTTACAATATTAGCGCGGATTGTGTAAATATGTACCTTAATAATTTGAAAGTTTTGCCGTATCATGACGACCTTCAGACAGTGCTTCAAGATGTAGATGTCATGGCGGAGTGTATTGTTGGTGATTTGGACACTAAACGGCAGGTGTTCACCATGTTGACTGATTTGTGTCCCCCCCATTGTGTGTTGGCAACTTGTTGTTCCTCGCTCGAACTCAGGGAGTTCGTGAAGGTTTCACGAAGGCCAGAAAAGGTTGTTGGAATGTACTTTGCTCCCCCTGTGCATAATGTACCGTTCCTTGAAGTTACACGGGGGTACCGAACAGATCACACAACACTACAGCGGGCCATTCATGTTGGAAGATTATTTCACAAAGCGACGATCCTTACCAGGGACGTTGGCTTCAGTATTATTTCTCGAATATTCTTTGCGATTCTTTATCAGGCGCTCTCCATGTTAGAGCAAGGTGCATTTCCTGTTGATATCGACCGCGCGATGAGGCATTTCGGTTTCCGGTTAGGCATATTTGCGATGGAGGATCTTGCAGGACTTCAAGTAGTGTCCCAGATACTTAACTCTCTTAAGGTTCGAGAGGGATGTAGCGGTGTTCGCTCTCCCTGTCCACCCGCTGATGTTTTCACCATTCACCGCCGGTTGGTGGAGATGGGCCATTTTGGACAAAAGACAGGGCGGGGTTGGTACACATATGAGGAAGGGGATTTGTTTTCGTCTTTGGCTGCATGGCGGCAGCGGTTGATTGGCTCAGCATCAAATAGCACGAAGAACACGTATGGGGTTTGGTCCAAAGGAGGAGCCTCGCTTATGCGTCGGCCTTATCAGGATCGTGATGTTGAGTTATTGATTCTCGATGTGTGTCGTGAGAAAAAGATAATGCGCCGTGATATAAGTCGGAAAGAGATGATTGAACGCATTCTCTTTGCCGCTGTGAATGAGGCAGCCATGCTTTTGCGTGAGGAGGCGGTTAGTAGTTCATCTGCCATTGATATCGCGACAACTTTTGGACACGGTTTCCCTGCTTGGAGGGGTGGACTGTGTTATTACGCGGACAAATTCGGTCTTCCGAATGTTGTGCATCGCATGCGAATTTACAACAAAACCTTTGGTGATGCCTTGTTTCCACTCCCTTGCGAGGAACTGCGTCAAATGGCGTCATCTCAACAGACATTTCGTTCCACGTGGCCGTAA